CATTACAAATCAAAAGAAGATCGTGATGAAATACAATTCTCAAATTTAACAGATAAATCAAATTAGACATCACCACCACCATTGCGGCGGAGCGATACCGGAAACCCCAATAATAGTTAgcctaaataagaaaaatgagaaGCGGTTGGTGAGGAATATTGTCGGCGTCTTTGGGCAATTGGGCAGATCTCCTTCTTTATTAATATTGATGCTGCTGGTGTTGTCACCAAAGAAGAGAGAGCGACGAAGAAAGATCAGACAAATTGATGATTTTCTGATAAAAACAGGCGAGAGGAAGAGATTAGATGAATTGATAATTTCCTGATATGATGTTTTGATGAAAAGAGGCGAGAGAAAGAGATATGTTTGGAGTAgggtttattgtttttattaagaAAAGTTTGGTTGGAGTAATTTGGTGagaacaccaccaccaccaatttGGAGTAAGtggagtacggagtatataattcTTTAAAAGAAAagttctttattcttttttttttttgagaaaaaaaataaacttatCTAGAAAAGTTCTTTATTCTTGAACACATGATAACTTTATCATagattaatatttgattttttgaaGGATAAGTTTTATCTGATAATAGATTAATTATAATTTCTGACTTATCCTATATGGTAAAAGTGATAATTTGAAAAGTAATAATACTTACCTTACACAATACATTTTAGACTGCTTAGctactaaaataaaattgttattTCATTAGAGTTCAATCTACTATGACTATGATTAACGTTTATGCAGCTTAATGGACATAATAGGTCGAGTCATGGAAAAAGTATTCTCAAACTTCAAAACTTTTTCGTGGGCTACCTCCACTAATTGAAGATTTTAATCTAGGACATTCTTATAATTAATGGTAGTTATGTGATGCAAATTGATTGGGCGGAGGAGTGTTAGGCAAGTACAATGTGAGAACAAAAAATGAAACACACTATTTTATtctatgtatgttttaattaatttatttatttcggtaTTACAATTAAGCTTTTTCAAAGTGTACGGGAATGAGTATTATATTGTTTGAATAtttagatatattttttttaaagtagaaATGATGTCTAAATTCTCATTAGATCAACTTTGAAACAATAATTTTGCTTGCCTATTATTTGTGGTGATTAGCTGGAACaacacatttttttatttttttataatcctgcacgcatcgcgtgcatataagactagtatatatatattagattagatgaGCATAGTCAAATTGTGACAGTTGCAAATTTGTTTGGTCTTTGTACAAATGATATGCTATTGGTGGTAATAGATAATTTAAAGTGgatctatttttttttaggaGAGATGaacataagcaaaaaaaaatataatgattaaaaagacaagaattcataaatcgtaaaattttattattatcatttgATTTAAGCACCTTCTAactaggggtgttcattaccGGGTACCCGGCTAAACGGGTACCCGAAAATCCGGGTACCCGGAAATGCGGGTAGTTATTTTATCGGCCCATGCCCCGACCCGGAATAACCGAAATAACGGGTACCCGGTTATCCCGGGTCGGGTCACTGGGTACCCGGTTTCTTTTTAGAAATCAAAGTCAGaacaaaaaaacccaaaacataACAACAAAACTAGAAAGCTCCGTTTAAGCTTAATCCCTTTGTTTTTGCTTGTTGCATAAGCACTTCCCTCACTCCCCTGATCTCCATTTCCCTTTCCTCTCGTTATTGACTTATTTCTGCAAAAACAATTGTAAAGCGGTCAAATTGGTTCAAACCTTTAATCTTGATGAAGGAGGTGAGACCGTGAGAGAGGGGATCAAGGGGGTGAGAGGTGACGACGATGGTACGTGCTGGTGCGGCCTGAGCGAGAGAGGGGGTGGGAGGAAGTGAAGGCGACGGCGGTGTTGCTGGTGCCGGTGCGAGAGAAGGGGGTAAGAGAGGAGATCAAGGGGTGAGAGAATGAGAGGCAAAAACGGcgcatgtttgtttgtttgagaaTGAAACCCTAAATTCTGAGCCAAACACACTAAAAAACAcgcatatttattttttaaaatttttgtttttttgtttttaccgGGTATCCGGGTACCCGTTTAAACAAAAAAGCGGCCCATTCCCCGACCCGCTACCCGGTAAATATACCGGGTCGGGTACCCGGCCCATTTAATttagaaaaattataaaattacccGGTTTAATTGTGTCGGGTCAGCGGGTCGGATAATGCAGGTCGGGTATTTTTGAACACCCCTACTTCTAACAACGTTTGAACAACATAAAGTTAAAACGGAATAATTTAGTCCGTATTTGTATTAGCTGGAGTTTTTTTCACCGAAAATAAAATACAGAAGTTGCAGAAGCAACGataaacccccccccccctctttctctctcctgcgGTCGACCCTTCCGCCTCCAATCTGAGCTACTTTACACTTCGCCGCGTTTCCCCTTCTTCATCTCCGGCTCGAACCCATCTTCTGTTAACCTGCTCTGCCCCACTGTACTCTCCCCCCCCCTATTTGTCTATAATCTGTATGTGCTGCAGAGGGATGCCTCCATTCATATTTTCCAGGTGATTCGACCTTCTTTGCTTCAGTTCTTCCTCAGGTAACCCTCTATTTCCTACTTTTAATCTTCATCTTTCATTGATTTCACTTCTTTAACATCTATCTTTTAGGCCTGTCTTTCCAATTTTAATCttaatgatttattaaatgcTCAACCTTCATTTTTGTAGAATTTTAATGTGTACCCAACTGTTTATTTTCGATTTATGTTTCTGGGTTTGTCTCGATTCTAGTTTATATGCTGTTATGATGGATGATGATGATTCTCAACTCCTTAGGTTTCAGTTATTTTGCGGGTTATAGTTCATTTGCACTAGAACAGAATTGAATCTCTCCTTTTATTTGCTCTATAATTGCACTGCGAATTCATTTTAACTATCTTTAGTTTCGTGGAGTTATCTACTTGTCTTTCTTTTAAACAAGAGATTTGTGTGGGTTGTAGGACATAATGGGAAAGAAGGTTAAAAAGAAGGCGGCTCGTACTGCCCataaggagaaggagaaggagagggagagggagaaggagaaggagaaggaaaaGAGGGTTTCTACCTCTTCCCCAAACGCTGTTTCTTTGGAAGATAATCAGAGTTCCGTGACTGCTGATGATGGACCTGTGCTGCAGAAGGAGAGGGACGCCTGTGTCCATCTTGAGAAGGGTATTGATCTGGAgaaattttctttaaaaattgagtcTGCAGAGTCCACTGGCTGCGAAGATTGCAGGGACGGTGTGAATGACCGAAAGGCCTGTAAAGGGAAGGGAAAACACGGTAAGAAGAAGGGTGCTTCTGATTCTAGAGCTAATAAAGCCACTTGGATTTGCTTACAATGCGGGCACTTTTCCTGTGGAGCTGTTGGCTTACCAACTAGCCCACTAAGTCACGCGCTTAGACATTCGAGACAAAATCGGCATCCCTTGGTGATCCAATTGGAGAATCCACTTTTAAGGTGGTGTTTCTCTTGCAACACACTTCTCCCTGTTGATAAACTGGTAGATATTGGTGAACATAAAGATGTTTTCTTAGATATTGTCAAGCTATTGAAAAAACAGTCTTCAAAAGTACGTTCAGTGGATGTAGAGGATGTTTGGTTTGGAAGTGGTAGTGTTGTCAGTGAAGTTAAAGAAGAAAGCAAAGCAATCAATTTAGTCAATGGAAAAGACTTCTATTCAGTAAGAGGGTTGGTTAACCTTGGCAATACTTGTTTTTTCAATTCTGTCATGCAGAATCTGCTAGCAATGGATGTGCTGCGGGAGTGCTTGCTGAATTTGGAAGGGTCTGTGGGTCCATTAACGAGTGCTTTGAagaaattttttgttgaatctAGCCCTGAGTCAGGTCTGAGAAATGTAATAAACCCCAAGTCACTTTTTGGATGTGTTTGtgcaaaagcttctcagtttaGGGGATATCAGCAGCAGGACAGTCATGAATTGCTGCGTTGTTTGCTGGATGGGCTGTCTTCTGAAGACTTGTATGCAAAAAAATCAGCAGGTTCTAATGGGAAATCTAAACCTGTGAGTTCAACATTTGTTGATGCCATATTTGGCGGACAAACATCAAGCAGTGTATGTTGTGTTGAATGTGGGCACTCTTCTGTTGTGTATGAGCCTTTCCTGGACCTATCACTTTCTGTGCCGACGAAGAACCCTCTCTTTAAGAAGGCTCGACCAGTTCATCGAGCAAAGAAGACAAAGCTGCCTCCTAAAAGAGGTGGGAGGATTCGCCCTAAACTGAATAAAAATGAAGATATGGGGCCTGCTCCCAGTAATTGTACGAGTTCAACAAGCATCGAGTCTTCTTCTGGTTTGAAGGGTGGTTTGAAGGGTGATATGGGGACTGCTTATAGCGGTTGTAACACTTCAACTAGTTGTGAGTCCTCTTCTAGCTTGTTTGCTGAGGCTCCCAGCTGTGCTCCATCTGCTGACTTTATTGGACCCATTAACTTGGTTAGTAGAAATGCTATGATGACTCAAGATAATAACTCCGTCGAGCCAGACGATGCTAGCACTGAAATGCTGCAAAGTGATGCTCAGGATGCTGATGGCATGTCATGGTTGACTTATGTTGAACCCATTTCCCAAAGTGATGGTTCCCAAGGAGCTGATTGCAATAGTTGGATGGATTATCTCGGGCCAATATCATTGTCAGATGACCCAAATTCTGCTGGGAAGGTGGGTTTTTCTGTCACTCAAGATTTTGGAAGTCAAGATGGGAACCACGACATTATTTCTATTGACGGTACATCCAAGCCAATTGTTGAAGCTAATTTATCTCAAGATTCTACAATGGAGGGGGACAATCTTGGTGATGTGACTGTGCCAGATACATCAAAATCAGGTGGTGAAGTAAGTGAGCAACCTCAGTATGTGAATCTTAAGGCGGAGTCCACAGCTGATGATTGGGGTGAAGAGCGTGCGGTGCAGGTACAGGAAAATGAAATATTGTTGTTGACCTACAAGGAAAATGGTCCCGTGGATGGGGAAGAGATGAAGGTAGATGCTGAAATCTCTTCATCAGCTATAGTTGATGGAGAAGATAGTCTGGGTTTTGATGGCCTAGGTGATTTGTTCAATGAACCCGAGGCTGCCGAGGCAGGTATGAATAATACCCCGGTTAGTGATGGTTTGGGCACTGGGTTTCTAGCAGGGAACAGCACTGAGTCTGATCCAGATGAAGTTGATGATACGAATTCACCAGTATCTGTAGAGAGTTGTTTGGCGCATTTCATAAAGCCTGAGCTTTTGTCTGGTGAGCATGCTTGGCATTGTGAGAACTGTTCAAAACTAGTAAAAGAAGGACGAAAAAGAATGAGGAAAAATCAGCAGAAAACGGCATTGATCCAGAGAAACAAGTCCAGTAATGTATGTTCGACTTCTGAAATTTTGCATATGAGTCATTCTTTTCCAGACTCCTTGGCTGGTCTTGGCAATGGAAGCAGTGATACAGATGAGAACTTGAAGAAGCATGACACCAGAAGAACCAATGAGCTTTGCCAAGATTTACCACAAGAGGAAGAAATTAGATGTGTACCAGAAGCTGCACATCTTAGTGCCTCTGGTCCGGCTGTTTATTCTATACCTTCTGATGGTAAATCTAGTGATACCCATGATAATGGTCCTGTAGAGAAGCCGTCTGGACTAAGTGAGGAGCATGAATCAggagaagaggaagaggaggaAGTTGATTTGAAGTGTGTTAAGGTGATGAGAGACGCAACTAAACGGATACTTATCAGCAAGATCCCTCCGATTTTGACTATCCACCTAAAAAGATTTTCGCAAGATGCTCGTGGCCGTCTTAGTAAATTGAACGGCCATGTTGGCTTTAAGGAATACATTGACCTTGGACCTTACATGGATTGCAGGTGCCAGTCTATTCCCAAATTGTTTTTGTGCATGCTTGTTTTTGGAGTTgtttgagttttattttatttgtgagCACATGTACCCTTCAGTTTTCCTACCTGTTCATA
This sequence is a window from Spinacia oleracea cultivar Varoflay chromosome 1, BTI_SOV_V1, whole genome shotgun sequence. Protein-coding genes within it:
- the LOC110799115 gene encoding ubiquitin carboxyl-terminal hydrolase 2, with translation MGKKVKKKAARTAHKEKEKEREREKEKEKEKRVSTSSPNAVSLEDNQSSVTADDGPVLQKERDACVHLEKGIDLEKFSLKIESAESTGCEDCRDGVNDRKACKGKGKHGKKKGASDSRANKATWICLQCGHFSCGAVGLPTSPLSHALRHSRQNRHPLVIQLENPLLRWCFSCNTLLPVDKLVDIGEHKDVFLDIVKLLKKQSSKVRSVDVEDVWFGSGSVVSEVKEESKAINLVNGKDFYSVRGLVNLGNTCFFNSVMQNLLAMDVLRECLLNLEGSVGPLTSALKKFFVESSPESGLRNVINPKSLFGCVCAKASQFRGYQQQDSHELLRCLLDGLSSEDLYAKKSAGSNGKSKPVSSTFVDAIFGGQTSSSVCCVECGHSSVVYEPFLDLSLSVPTKNPLFKKARPVHRAKKTKLPPKRGGRIRPKLNKNEDMGPAPSNCTSSTSIESSSGLKGGLKGDMGTAYSGCNTSTSCESSSSLFAEAPSCAPSADFIGPINLVSRNAMMTQDNNSVEPDDASTEMLQSDAQDADGMSWLTYVEPISQSDGSQGADCNSWMDYLGPISLSDDPNSAGKVGFSVTQDFGSQDGNHDIISIDGTSKPIVEANLSQDSTMEGDNLGDVTVPDTSKSGGEVSEQPQYVNLKAESTADDWGEERAVQVQENEILLLTYKENGPVDGEEMKVDAEISSSAIVDGEDSLGFDGLGDLFNEPEAAEAGMNNTPVSDGLGTGFLAGNSTESDPDEVDDTNSPVSVESCLAHFIKPELLSGEHAWHCENCSKLVKEGRKRMRKNQQKTALIQRNKSSNVCSTSEILHMSHSFPDSLAGLGNGSSDTDENLKKHDTRRTNELCQDLPQEEEIRCVPEAAHLSASGPAVYSIPSDGKSSDTHDNGPVEKPSGLSEEHESGEEEEEEVDLKCVKVMRDATKRILISKIPPILTIHLKRFSQDARGRLSKLNGHVGFKEYIDLGPYMDCRSTERDNCIYHLIGVVEHSGSMRGGHYVAYVRGGDRRKGRSEEETIRGRSVWYHTSDAYVRETTLEEVLGCEAYILFYEKAKLKL